In Campylobacter showae, the genomic stretch CGTGCGCGTCGCGGACAATCAAAACGAGATGGCGCAGTGGCTAGCCGCAAATGGGCGCGAGATCTACGAGGCGGATGAGATATGCTTGAGCTTATAAATTTCACCGATCTAACGGACGAGCAAATTTTGATGATTTTGCGCTGGCGAAACGACGAGCGAGTCGCGAAGTATATGAAAAACAAAAGCGTGAGCGAGCAAGAACACAGAAAATTTATCGCAAATTTGAAAAATGACGAAACGAAAAGGTATTTTTTGGTAAAAGAGGATAGCGACTACATCGGCGTTATCGATTTCGTGGATATCGAGGCAAATTCTTGCGAATTTGGCATTTACGCAAATCCCCAGCTAAAAGGCAAAGGCAAAGTCCTAATGCAAACAATCGTAGAATACGCCGCCAAAACGCTTAAGGTCGGCGAGCTAAAATCATGCGCCTACAACGAAAACGAAAAAGCGATCGCGCTATACCGCAAATTCGGCTTTGAAATTTACGGGCGCGACGAGCAAATGAGCTATATGTCGTTATCTTTACGCAAACTTGATATAATGGCTAAAAGTTAGGAAAATTTATGAAAATAGCAAATTTCGACACGAACGAAAAGGTATTTATCATCGCCGAGCTCTCGGCAAATCACTCGGGCAGCCTGCAAACGGCGCTTGACACGATCAAAGCCGCTAAACGCGCTGGCGCGGACGCCATAAAACTGCAAACATACACGCCTGATAGCCTCACGCTAGATTCGCGCGGCGAGGACTTCATGATAAAAGGCGGGCTGTGGGACGGGGCAAATTTATACGAGCTCTACCAGCAAGCTCTGACGCCGCGAGAGTGGCACGAGCAGCTTTTTGCGGCGGCTCGGGACGAAGGGCTAGTCTGCTTTTCAAGCCCATTTTGCAGAGACGACGCGGACTTTTTAGATAAATTTAACCCGCCCGCTTACAAGATAGCAAGCTTTGAGGTCACAGACTATGATTTCGTGCGGTATGTCGCGCTTAAGGGCAAACCGATCATAATCTCCACGGGCATCGCGACCGAGCAAGAGATCGCCGACGTTGTGCAAATTTGTAAAGATGCGGGAAATGAACAAATCGCGCTTTTAAAATGCACGTCTAGCTACCCTGCTCCGCTTGACGGGATGAATCTACGCACGATCGCCGATATGAAACGAAAATTTGGCGTCGAGGTCGGCTTTTCAGACCACACACTAGGTATCGTGGCGCCCGTGGTCGCCGTGAGTCTGGGCGCTCGTATCGTAGAAAAGCACTTTATCCTAGATAAAAGCGTTCGCAGCGTCGATGAGGCCTTTAGCCTGGACGAGCGGGAATTTAGCGAAATGGTAAAAGCCGTGCGAGATACCGAAGCGCTACTTGGCAAAGTAACCTACGAGCTAGACGACAAGGCGGTGCAAAATCGCCGCTTTTCCCGCTCGCTTTACGCTTGCGCGGATATCAAAGAGGGTGAAATCTTTAGCGAAAAAAACGTAAAAAGCGTACGCCCCGGATACGGCTTGCACCCTAAATTTTTACCGGGGCTACTGGGTAAAAAATCAAAAAGAGAGATAAAATTTAGCGAGAGAATCACAAAGGAGGATATATAATGGCTAAGAAAAAAGAGGACGAGTATCTAAAACTAAATAGCTTGCAAAAAAAGGGCGCTCGCGAAAATCAAACAAGCGACAAAGACGATAAAAATATCGACGAAACCGTCACAAATATTGCAAATCCTATTTTCAAAAAAAATCTTCAAGCGCTTTTTCAACAGGACGAAATTTTAGCCGCGCGCCTTTGGGGCATGAAAGAGACCGAAAAATACGATGTTTTTATAGGAAAAGATCCGATAGATATAAACATCATCGACAATAAAACCCTAAAATATGTCTACGAAAGTCCGGCTAAAGATGTTCTACGCATCCTAGAGTCGACCGAAAAAGAGTATAAAA encodes the following:
- the pseH gene encoding UDP-4-amino-4,6-dideoxy-N-acetyl-beta-L-altrosamine N-acetyltransferase — encoded protein: MLELINFTDLTDEQILMILRWRNDERVAKYMKNKSVSEQEHRKFIANLKNDETKRYFLVKEDSDYIGVIDFVDIEANSCEFGIYANPQLKGKGKVLMQTIVEYAAKTLKVGELKSCAYNENEKAIALYRKFGFEIYGRDEQMSYMSLSLRKLDIMAKS
- the pseI gene encoding pseudaminic acid synthase, with amino-acid sequence MKIANFDTNEKVFIIAELSANHSGSLQTALDTIKAAKRAGADAIKLQTYTPDSLTLDSRGEDFMIKGGLWDGANLYELYQQALTPREWHEQLFAAARDEGLVCFSSPFCRDDADFLDKFNPPAYKIASFEVTDYDFVRYVALKGKPIIISTGIATEQEIADVVQICKDAGNEQIALLKCTSSYPAPLDGMNLRTIADMKRKFGVEVGFSDHTLGIVAPVVAVSLGARIVEKHFILDKSVRSVDEAFSLDEREFSEMVKAVRDTEALLGKVTYELDDKAVQNRRFSRSLYACADIKEGEIFSEKNVKSVRPGYGLHPKFLPGLLGKKSKREIKFSERITKEDI